In Nostoc sp. CENA543, a single genomic region encodes these proteins:
- a CDS encoding J domain-containing protein, with protein sequence MPRKAASQPRTPPNSKTTSLALSDLHIRLEVLEKEHQSLLKQIKKKRTELNNFVEKMRSLATDIFHKATPNFQKMAELDQEIHAIFDELLTKRKFGKQTKNNIEKVYRNLQFAGVISYKEKQTDADIDDPELDELFENFRSPESSEQDTNTHRRPNWQTQQPLDTPSTARTDESRKIRQTFLKLAEIFHPDKVQDQETLQNHTEIMKEINKAYQEGDLARLLEIERQHQLGETIDNNSEDDLTRKCKSLEQQNEILSNQYENLKRELRLAKNTPEGAMLADARKAAKQGVDYVDFMVQTMEQQINIVAQIRDFVMSFRDQKMTIKEFLKGPATLNSMNEEMMEDLLEQMMSELEDMIIFE encoded by the coding sequence ATGCCCCGCAAAGCAGCATCTCAGCCCCGCACACCCCCCAACAGCAAAACAACATCTTTAGCCCTTTCTGATTTACATATCCGCTTAGAGGTATTAGAAAAAGAACATCAATCCCTGCTCAAACAGATCAAGAAAAAACGTACAGAACTCAATAATTTTGTGGAAAAGATGCGTTCTTTAGCCACTGATATATTTCATAAGGCTACGCCTAATTTCCAGAAAATGGCAGAACTTGACCAAGAAATTCATGCTATATTTGATGAACTTTTGACTAAAAGAAAATTTGGCAAGCAAACGAAAAATAATATAGAAAAAGTTTATCGTAATTTACAATTTGCGGGAGTCATCAGTTATAAAGAAAAACAGACTGATGCAGATATAGATGATCCAGAACTAGATGAATTATTTGAAAATTTTCGCTCTCCAGAAAGTAGTGAGCAAGATACCAATACACATCGTCGCCCTAATTGGCAAACTCAACAACCCTTAGATACTCCCTCCACGGCTAGAACAGATGAATCAAGAAAGATTCGCCAAACCTTTTTGAAGTTAGCAGAGATTTTTCACCCTGATAAAGTCCAAGATCAAGAAACCCTTCAGAATCATACTGAAATTATGAAGGAAATCAATAAAGCTTATCAAGAAGGTGATTTAGCTAGGCTTCTAGAAATTGAAAGACAACATCAATTAGGTGAAACAATTGATAATAATAGTGAAGATGATTTGACCCGTAAATGTAAAAGTCTAGAACAGCAAAACGAAATTCTCTCTAATCAATATGAAAACCTCAAGCGGGAATTAAGGTTAGCTAAAAATACTCCCGAAGGGGCAATGTTAGCAGATGCCCGCAAAGCTGCTAAACAAGGTGTAGATTATGTAGATTTTATGGTGCAGACAATGGAACAACAAATTAATATTGTCGCCCAAATTCGTGATTTTGTTATGAGCTTCCGTGACCAGAAAATGACCATTAAAGAGTTTCTCAAGGGGCCAGCCACTCTCAATTCTATGAATGAGGAGATGATGGAAGATTTATTAGAGCAGATGATGTCAGAATTAGAGGATATGATTATTTTTGAATAA
- the topA gene encoding type I DNA topoisomerase, whose translation MAKRLLVVESPGKVKKLSQILGTDWIVRASCGHIRELSNQGEDSLGFSMEGGSVRCNYVPRDQRAKETIQQLKAFSKQVDEVVLATDPDREGETIAWHLKEVLGLRDAKRVIYTEITASAVRNAIAHPRKLDLNLVGAGLCRDCLDKLVGYKGSPLVWALNNGAKSVGRVQSATLHLICQREREIQTFVPQDYWNVWVDYQEGFRAFYKGTTDTAKETEQQETETHDDAADNTTKAPESKRVLSEAEAIRLTETAKQHPHQVILIEGKTVQRQPPPPFTTSTLQQAAGSKLKFAPDKTMQVAQKLYEAGLITYMRTDSVMLSPEFCESARQWLEQNDPQNVPPKVAKHRSSKTAQEAHEAIRPTDVFRPSVQLREELPADEFNLYVMIWKRAMASQCRSAQLRKTLVVTQSGNLLWQARGQVIEFYGYAKYWNNLSKDSVLPELQQKQALTLDNANFEKKQTQPPPRYSEPKLVQLMERKGIGRPSTYAPTVATLKHRGYVELAKGNLQPTALGLEVDTFLQKALPDLLEAEFTAKMEDALDAIAQGKQGWQQYLTNWNQDYFVPALSKAKNVVVGVSTGTTSTPRQYETSRTRCPECNNCLSKIKSSKLQKKYFLKCTSGCENIVLFWSDRSKSWEAPKNQASGTENKAKPPAKVTSYPCPVCKQPLEEYSYTKDGQSKTMLRCSNPKSRQDNKHKDVAYFSTQKGWWSPKFGELGKEEAGGRGAGSRGKR comes from the coding sequence ATGGCGAAACGTCTTTTAGTCGTTGAATCTCCTGGTAAAGTTAAGAAACTCAGCCAAATTCTGGGTACAGATTGGATAGTCCGGGCTAGTTGTGGACATATTCGTGAACTCAGCAATCAGGGTGAGGATTCCCTGGGGTTTAGTATGGAGGGCGGTAGTGTACGATGCAACTATGTACCGCGTGACCAACGTGCTAAGGAGACTATTCAACAACTCAAGGCGTTTAGTAAGCAAGTAGATGAGGTTGTTTTAGCAACTGACCCAGACCGAGAGGGTGAAACGATCGCCTGGCATCTTAAAGAGGTGTTAGGATTACGTGATGCTAAACGGGTAATTTATACCGAAATTACTGCATCGGCGGTGAGAAATGCGATCGCACACCCCAGAAAGTTAGACTTAAATCTGGTAGGTGCGGGATTATGCCGCGATTGTCTGGATAAATTGGTAGGTTATAAAGGTAGTCCCTTAGTTTGGGCTTTAAATAACGGTGCTAAAAGTGTCGGTCGAGTCCAAAGTGCGACACTCCACCTAATTTGTCAGCGTGAAAGAGAAATTCAAACCTTCGTACCCCAAGATTATTGGAATGTTTGGGTAGATTATCAAGAGGGCTTTCGGGCTTTTTATAAAGGGACGACCGACACAGCTAAGGAAACCGAACAGCAGGAAACAGAAACCCATGATGATGCGGCTGATAACACCACAAAAGCACCAGAATCTAAACGGGTACTGTCAGAAGCAGAAGCTATCAGGTTAACTGAAACAGCAAAACAGCATCCCCACCAAGTAATTCTCATAGAAGGTAAGACAGTCCAACGCCAACCACCACCACCTTTTACCACCTCGACGTTGCAACAAGCCGCCGGTTCTAAGCTGAAATTCGCTCCAGATAAAACTATGCAGGTGGCGCAAAAATTATATGAGGCGGGGTTAATTACCTATATGCGAACCGACTCAGTAATGTTGAGTCCCGAATTTTGCGAGAGTGCGCGCCAGTGGTTAGAACAAAACGACCCGCAAAATGTCCCGCCCAAAGTCGCCAAGCACCGCAGCAGCAAAACAGCCCAAGAAGCCCACGAAGCCATTCGCCCCACAGATGTGTTTCGTCCCTCAGTACAATTACGAGAAGAATTACCAGCCGATGAATTTAATTTATACGTGATGATTTGGAAACGGGCAATGGCTTCTCAATGTCGTTCCGCCCAACTCCGTAAAACTTTAGTCGTCACCCAGTCGGGGAATCTCTTGTGGCAAGCGAGGGGGCAAGTTATCGAATTTTACGGTTATGCCAAGTATTGGAATAATCTCAGTAAAGATTCGGTTTTACCTGAGTTACAGCAAAAACAGGCTTTAACCTTAGATAATGCCAATTTTGAGAAAAAACAAACACAACCACCGCCACGCTACAGCGAACCCAAATTAGTGCAGCTCATGGAACGCAAAGGCATCGGTCGCCCTAGTACCTATGCTCCCACAGTCGCCACCCTTAAGCATCGGGGTTATGTGGAGTTAGCTAAGGGTAATTTGCAACCCACCGCATTAGGGCTAGAAGTTGACACTTTTTTACAGAAAGCACTGCCAGATTTACTAGAAGCAGAATTCACCGCTAAAATGGAAGACGCTTTAGATGCGATCGCTCAAGGTAAACAAGGCTGGCAACAATATCTCACCAATTGGAATCAAGATTACTTTGTCCCTGCACTCTCCAAAGCTAAAAATGTAGTGGTAGGTGTATCAACTGGTACAACATCTACACCACGCCAATACGAAACCTCTAGGACACGCTGCCCAGAGTGTAACAATTGTCTTTCTAAAATTAAAAGCAGTAAACTCCAGAAAAAATATTTTCTCAAATGTACTAGCGGCTGTGAAAACATTGTACTGTTTTGGAGCGATCGCTCTAAAAGTTGGGAAGCACCCAAAAATCAAGCAAGCGGCACAGAAAATAAAGCCAAGCCGCCTGCTAAAGTAACGTCTTATCCTTGCCCAGTGTGCAAGCAGCCTTTAGAGGAGTACAGTTACACCAAAGACGGACAGTCGAAAACCATGTTGCGGTGTTCTAATCCTAAGTCACGCCAGGATAATAAGCATAAGGATGTAGCCTACTTCAGCACCCAGAAAGGTTGGTGGAGTCCGAAGTTTGGCGAACTGGGGAAGGAAGAGGCAGGGGGCAGGGGGGCAGGGAGCAGGGGGAAAAGGTAG
- the bchE gene encoding magnesium-protoporphyrin IX monomethyl ester anaerobic oxidative cyclase, which yields MRIMMIQPNYHSGGAEIAGNWPPSWVPYVGGALKTAGFNDIRFIDAMTDYIADDALAKMIAEHQPDVVLATAITPMIYQSQTTLRIVKEVCPQAKTIMGGVHPTYMYNEVFQEAPWVDYIIRGEGEEITVNLITAIANGTDERDRRNILGIAFIENGQVIATPAHPPIADLDTLTPDWSLLDWSKYIYTPLNVRVAVPNYARGCPFSCRFCSQWAFWRKYRSSTPKKFVDQIEILVKKHKVGFFILADEEPTINKPKFIALCNELIERNLGVYWGINTRVTDILRDEEELPLYRKAGLVHVSLGTEAAAQLKLNLFRKETTIEQNKKAIQLLRKNGMVAEAQFIMGLENETPETIEETYKMALDWQTDMVNWNMFTPWPFSELFQDLGDRVEVRDYSQYNFVTPIMKPDAMEREDVLKGVLRNYARFYLRKTLEYWFVKDPFKRRYLLGCLKAFVQTTLNKRFYNLKRVKYKGLQTEIELGFDESKILTREQIAQRKQAHPELVADVNFTGNISACGAPNDLPEFHE from the coding sequence ATGCGGATCATGATGATTCAACCCAATTATCATTCTGGTGGTGCGGAAATTGCCGGGAATTGGCCACCAAGTTGGGTTCCTTATGTGGGTGGAGCATTAAAGACAGCAGGCTTTAATGATATTCGCTTCATTGATGCGATGACGGATTATATTGCTGATGATGCTTTAGCCAAGATGATTGCTGAACATCAGCCGGATGTGGTGTTGGCGACAGCTATCACCCCAATGATTTATCAATCGCAAACCACCTTAAGGATTGTGAAAGAGGTTTGTCCCCAAGCGAAAACCATCATGGGTGGGGTGCATCCTACTTATATGTATAATGAGGTGTTTCAGGAAGCTCCCTGGGTAGATTATATTATCCGGGGTGAGGGTGAAGAAATTACGGTGAATTTAATTACCGCGATCGCCAATGGTACAGATGAGCGCGATCGCCGTAATATTTTAGGTATCGCCTTCATTGAAAATGGGCAAGTTATCGCTACACCAGCCCATCCCCCCATTGCTGATTTAGATACTCTCACCCCAGATTGGAGTCTTTTAGATTGGAGTAAATATATTTACACTCCTTTAAATGTGCGGGTAGCTGTTCCCAACTATGCTAGAGGATGTCCTTTCTCCTGTCGTTTCTGTTCTCAGTGGGCATTCTGGCGCAAATACCGTTCCAGCACTCCCAAAAAATTCGTAGATCAGATTGAAATTCTGGTGAAAAAACACAAAGTTGGATTTTTTATTCTGGCTGATGAAGAACCAACTATTAACAAACCCAAATTTATTGCCCTGTGTAACGAATTAATCGAACGCAATTTAGGCGTTTATTGGGGAATTAATACCAGGGTGACAGATATCTTGCGGGATGAAGAGGAATTACCTCTGTATCGTAAAGCTGGACTAGTTCATGTGTCTTTGGGAACAGAAGCAGCAGCCCAATTAAAGTTGAATTTGTTCCGCAAAGAAACCACAATTGAGCAGAACAAAAAAGCGATTCAACTATTAAGAAAAAATGGCATGGTTGCCGAAGCTCAATTTATTATGGGTTTAGAAAATGAAACCCCAGAAACCATTGAGGAAACCTATAAAATGGCTTTGGATTGGCAAACCGACATGGTGAACTGGAATATGTTTACCCCTTGGCCATTTTCTGAATTATTCCAAGATTTAGGCGATCGCGTCGAAGTCCGAGACTATTCGCAATATAACTTCGTCACCCCCATCATGAAACCCGATGCAATGGAAAGGGAAGACGTTCTCAAAGGAGTGTTGCGAAACTACGCCCGTTTCTACCTCCGCAAAACCTTGGAATATTGGTTTGTCAAAGATCCCTTTAAGCGCAGATATCTTTTAGGTTGTTTAAAAGCATTCGTCCAAACCACCCTCAACAAACGCTTCTACAACTTAAAACGAGTCAAGTATAAAGGACTACAAACAGAAATCGAACTAGGTTTCGACGAATCCAAAATTCTCACCCGCGAACAAATCGCCCAACGCAAACAAGCCCACCCAGAACTCGTAGCAGACGTAAACTTCACAGGTAACATTTCCGCCTGTGGTGCGCCTAATGATTTGCCGGAATTTCACGAATAG
- a CDS encoding PAS domain S-box protein, with amino-acid sequence MPYTALSSLLRVGIVVATVMLPLIFMLTLEPWVEMSSTPFLLFFSAVMLSAGSGGWNSGLLANSLSVVFSDYFFLLPKYELSFDITNLVKITLFILEGLILTAVFVALRNAKHRDEVNLQKLKTSDARFRLALSNSDIVVFQQDQNLRYQWIHNLQGTTAAEILGKSDYELFPPEIAEQLTTIKRRVLENDVAAREEVRVILRGQVLYYDLLVETLKINEQIQGITCVAINTTQRQQVEQEKAKLRQSLQEAIQQKEEYLALLNAWLASSPVALAFLDTELRYVYVNETLAAINGVPQSQHIGRTFREVLPNWADQIEPILLRVMSTKEPLLNQEIRGETYQSGVYCWGLVSYYPVCLPDGQLLGLGVTSLDITQKKLTEQALSKSEALFRAMFDQAALGIALISLDGKFLQVNPALCRLTGYSYEELIQMRFQDITHPDDLVNDWNHAQRVVTQEISSYSLEKRYIRKDGSIIWVNLTSSAVCNDEGEAQYAFGIVEDISDRQLALQETQQAKQAAEMAANRTARLQSVTAAFSEALTPQQVADVVVNQGIGALGAVAGSVVLIEAGGKSLKIVEAIGYPDSVRESWASFPITANVPIAVAARTGKPIFLENIAALASQYPAIANVPYLTGNCAFACIPLIVEQQTIGVLGLSFAKEQEFTDENQRFMLTLAQQAAQAIARAQLYEAEKNARAAAESANRVKDEFLTVLSHELRTPLNPILGWAKLLRTRKYNEATITQALETIERNAKLQTQLIDDLLDVSRILQGKLNLNIGQVDLRTAILAALETVRLAADAKSIPIHTLLDEDISPVKGDSDRLQQVFWNLLSNAVKFTPPGGRVEVRLEKIEEEAQIQVIDTGKGITPEFLPYVFEYFRQADSKTTRVEGGIGLGLAIVRHFVEIHGGTVKAESPGLGQGATFTVRLPLGKG; translated from the coding sequence ATGCCCTATACTGCTCTTTCTTCTTTGTTACGCGTTGGCATTGTCGTGGCAACAGTGATGTTGCCACTCATATTCATGCTAACGCTAGAACCTTGGGTAGAAATGAGTAGCACTCCGTTTCTACTGTTTTTTAGTGCTGTTATGCTAAGTGCTGGGAGTGGTGGTTGGAATTCAGGACTATTAGCAAATAGCTTATCTGTTGTTTTCAGTGACTACTTTTTTCTGCTGCCGAAATATGAACTATCCTTTGATATTACCAATCTTGTCAAAATTACTTTGTTCATTTTAGAAGGTTTAATTTTGACTGCTGTGTTTGTGGCCTTAAGAAATGCCAAACATAGAGATGAGGTCAATTTACAAAAACTCAAAACCAGTGATGCTAGGTTTAGATTAGCATTAAGTAACTCAGATATTGTAGTATTTCAGCAAGATCAGAATTTGCGCTATCAGTGGATTCATAATCTACAAGGTACTACGGCAGCAGAAATTCTGGGAAAGTCTGATTATGAATTATTTCCCCCTGAAATCGCAGAGCAGTTAACAACTATTAAGCGTAGAGTTTTAGAGAATGATGTTGCTGCCCGTGAAGAGGTGCGTGTAATTTTGCGGGGACAAGTTCTTTATTATGATTTATTGGTAGAAACTCTGAAAATCAATGAGCAAATACAGGGAATTACCTGTGTAGCTATCAATACTACTCAGCGTCAACAGGTAGAACAAGAAAAAGCCAAATTGCGACAGAGTTTGCAAGAAGCTATTCAACAAAAAGAAGAATATTTAGCATTACTGAATGCTTGGTTAGCCAGTTCTCCCGTAGCCCTGGCTTTTTTAGACACAGAACTCCGCTATGTTTATGTCAATGAAACACTAGCGGCGATTAATGGTGTGCCACAAAGTCAACATATTGGACGTACTTTCCGAGAAGTTTTACCGAATTGGGCTGATCAAATTGAGCCAATTTTATTGAGAGTTATGTCCACAAAAGAACCCTTGCTGAATCAAGAAATCAGGGGAGAAACATATCAATCAGGAGTTTATTGCTGGGGGTTGGTAAGTTACTATCCTGTTTGTTTACCTGATGGGCAATTACTTGGTTTAGGCGTTACTAGTCTGGATATTACGCAAAAAAAGCTCACAGAACAAGCACTCAGCAAGAGTGAAGCTTTATTTAGGGCGATGTTTGATCAGGCGGCTTTAGGTATTGCCCTGATTTCTTTAGATGGGAAATTTCTGCAAGTCAATCCAGCTCTATGTAGACTCACTGGTTATAGTTATGAAGAGTTAATTCAAATGAGATTTCAGGATATTACTCATCCTGATGATTTAGTAAATGATTGGAATCATGCCCAAAGAGTTGTGACGCAGGAGATTAGTAGTTATTCTCTAGAAAAGCGATACATCCGCAAAGATGGTTCGATTATCTGGGTGAATTTGACCTCATCGGCAGTTTGTAACGATGAGGGAGAGGCACAATATGCTTTTGGGATTGTAGAAGATATTAGCGATCGCCAACTGGCACTCCAAGAAACTCAACAGGCAAAACAAGCTGCGGAAATGGCTGCAAATCGCACAGCTAGGTTACAAAGCGTTACGGCTGCTTTCTCAGAAGCCCTCACTCCTCAACAGGTGGCTGATGTGGTGGTTAATCAGGGAATTGGGGCTTTGGGTGCTGTGGCTGGTTCTGTGGTGTTAATCGAGGCGGGTGGTAAGTCACTTAAGATTGTAGAAGCCATCGGTTATCCTGATTCTGTTAGGGAAAGTTGGGCTAGTTTTCCCATCACGGCGAACGTTCCCATCGCGGTAGCAGCGAGAACAGGAAAACCCATTTTTTTAGAAAATATTGCCGCCTTAGCCAGCCAATACCCAGCTATTGCTAACGTCCCATATCTTACAGGTAATTGTGCCTTTGCTTGTATTCCTTTGATTGTCGAACAGCAGACTATTGGCGTTTTAGGATTAAGTTTTGCGAAGGAGCAAGAGTTTACGGACGAAAACCAAAGATTTATGTTGACGTTAGCACAACAAGCTGCCCAAGCGATCGCACGCGCTCAACTTTACGAAGCCGAAAAAAACGCCCGTGCAGCCGCCGAGTCAGCCAACCGCGTCAAAGATGAATTTCTCACTGTTCTTTCTCACGAACTCAGAACCCCCCTCAATCCGATTTTGGGATGGGCAAAGTTACTCCGCACCCGCAAGTATAATGAAGCCACCATCACCCAAGCATTAGAAACCATTGAACGCAACGCTAAATTACAGACACAATTAATTGATGACTTACTCGATGTATCCCGCATCTTACAGGGTAAGCTCAACTTGAATATAGGACAAGTAGATTTACGTACCGCAATTTTAGCTGCATTAGAAACAGTACGCCTGGCCGCAGACGCTAAATCAATCCCCATTCATACCCTACTAGATGAGGATATTAGCCCAGTCAAGGGCGATAGCGATCGCTTACAGCAAGTATTTTGGAATTTACTCTCAAACGCCGTCAAGTTCACACCCCCAGGTGGACGGGTGGAAGTCAGATTAGAAAAGATAGAAGAAGAAGCCCAAATCCAAGTAATTGACACTGGTAAAGGCATTACACCCGAATTTTTACCCTATGTCTTTGAATACTTTCGTCAAGCCGACTCCAAAACCACCAGAGTGGAAGGTGGCATCGGACTAGGGCTAGCAATAGTCCGCCATTTCGTCGAAATACACGGTGGGACAGTCAAAGCTGAGAGTCCCGGCTTAGGACAAGGGGCGACTTTTACGGTGAGATTGCCCTTGGGGAAGGGTTAG
- the bioF gene encoding 8-amino-7-oxononanoate synthase: MPNPYDWLQQSLETIHRADWYRAVKTIHGLSGATVILDGLEVINFASNDYLGLAGDERLIEAAVAATKEFGTGSTGSRLLSGHRELHRELERAIANLKQAEDALVFSSGYLANLGAIAALVGKRDLILSDQYNHSSLKNGAVLSGATVIEYPHCDVMQLHNLLGEHRKNYRRCLILTDTVFSMDGDLCPLPQLLELADEFSCMLLVDEAHATGVMGETGAGCVEYFGCSGRELVQIGTLSKALGSLGGYVAGSASLIDFLRNRAPSWIYTTGLSPADTAAALTAVNIIQQEPQRRTQLWNHVNYLKQLLQQQSLNLNLLPSESPILCLQLASATAALQAGEKLKASGIFAPAIRPPTVPTSRIRISLMATHQAIHIERLVAVLQSLSLFS; this comes from the coding sequence ATGCCCAATCCCTATGATTGGTTACAACAATCTCTAGAAACGATTCATCGCGCTGATTGGTATCGGGCGGTAAAAACTATACATGGTCTGTCAGGCGCGACTGTCATATTAGATGGGCTGGAAGTTATTAATTTTGCTAGTAATGATTATTTGGGATTGGCTGGGGATGAACGTTTGATTGAGGCGGCGGTGGCTGCGACAAAAGAGTTTGGGACTGGTAGCACTGGTTCTAGATTACTCAGTGGACATAGAGAATTACACAGAGAATTAGAAAGGGCGATCGCTAATTTAAAACAAGCCGAAGATGCTTTAGTATTTAGTTCTGGGTACTTGGCTAATCTGGGTGCGATCGCGGCTTTGGTGGGGAAGCGAGATTTAATTTTATCTGACCAATACAATCATTCCAGCCTGAAAAATGGCGCGGTTCTCAGTGGGGCTACAGTTATAGAATATCCCCACTGTGATGTGATGCAACTGCATAACCTCTTAGGTGAACACAGAAAAAACTACCGTCGCTGTCTCATCCTGACCGATACTGTTTTTAGTATGGATGGCGATTTATGCCCGTTACCGCAACTTTTAGAGTTAGCTGATGAATTTAGTTGTATGCTGCTAGTTGATGAAGCTCATGCAACTGGGGTAATGGGTGAAACGGGTGCGGGTTGTGTGGAATATTTTGGTTGTAGTGGGAGGGAATTAGTTCAAATTGGGACATTGAGTAAAGCTTTGGGTAGTTTAGGCGGTTATGTGGCTGGAAGTGCCAGCTTAATTGATTTTTTGCGAAATCGCGCCCCCAGTTGGATTTATACCACTGGACTATCACCCGCAGACACAGCAGCTGCTTTAACCGCCGTGAATATAATCCAACAAGAACCTCAACGCCGCACTCAGTTGTGGAATCATGTTAATTACTTAAAACAACTGCTACAACAGCAATCACTCAACCTAAATTTATTACCATCAGAGTCACCCATTTTATGTTTGCAGCTAGCAAGTGCAACGGCAGCATTGCAAGCAGGTGAAAAACTCAAAGCCTCTGGAATTTTTGCCCCTGCTATTCGTCCCCCCACAGTTCCCACCAGTCGCATTAGAATCTCTCTCATGGCAACTCACCAAGCAATACACATTGAAAGATTGGTAGCAGTTCTGCAAAGTTTGTCACTCTTTTCTTAA